The following are encoded together in the Pelagicoccus enzymogenes genome:
- the pstC gene encoding phosphate ABC transporter permease subunit PstC yields MTNEAQTNRYDLHSRRRRFLGLDKDQALKGLFGGNALASIIVLALITFFLFKEGSGFFGQYRHEIELYRESGLEYVEIMKQESSAFTELNKYLNSIKSEHATLLRDQGIPFSEAKAEMAAYEDFIYDFEDLGYPLREYVLEMNEVAIGARNMFVEAANYREHRENLLELGRVQEAAEVEVLDVDLSMFVGMIREGESDFIAINDKLEAGIRELTSDLPTIGVESLDEKMQRFRQLALMFVDEMDGYETRLAEWSPDEPVGMSTAFTSFVFGKDWVTNSSIQDWYGILPLFTGSLLVASIAMVIAIPLGVGAAIYINQVATPAEQNFIKPYIEFISAIPSVVIGFFGIAVFGEFVRQASGWAIFSGFDMFPISERLTAFTAGCLLALMAIPTIFTLAEDAINNVPKAFKEASLAMGATRLQTTMRIIVPTSLSGIISAVLLGFGRVIGETMVVLLCAGNRIEIPDFTHGLGAFFEPVHTMTGIIAQELGEVVNGSIHYRALFMVGMVLFLLSLLINYLAQKIVLKYQISRG; encoded by the coding sequence ATGACCAACGAAGCACAGACCAATCGCTACGATTTGCACTCTCGCAGGAGGCGCTTCCTCGGCCTGGACAAGGACCAAGCCCTCAAGGGCCTTTTTGGCGGTAACGCCTTGGCGTCTATCATCGTCCTCGCCCTGATTACCTTCTTCCTTTTCAAGGAGGGATCTGGCTTCTTCGGTCAATACCGACACGAGATCGAGCTCTACAGGGAGTCTGGGCTCGAGTACGTCGAGATTATGAAGCAAGAGAGCTCTGCGTTCACTGAGCTCAACAAGTATCTCAATTCCATCAAGAGCGAGCATGCCACTCTCTTGCGAGATCAGGGAATACCGTTTTCTGAAGCGAAGGCGGAAATGGCGGCTTACGAAGACTTCATCTACGACTTCGAAGACTTGGGATATCCGCTTCGCGAATATGTGCTCGAGATGAACGAGGTGGCGATCGGGGCTCGAAACATGTTCGTGGAGGCTGCCAATTACCGCGAGCACCGGGAAAACCTTCTCGAGCTGGGCCGAGTGCAAGAAGCCGCGGAAGTGGAAGTCTTGGACGTGGATCTCAGCATGTTCGTTGGAATGATCAGGGAAGGGGAGTCGGACTTCATCGCGATCAACGACAAGCTGGAAGCTGGAATCCGTGAGCTCACCAGCGATCTGCCGACCATCGGGGTCGAGAGCTTGGACGAAAAAATGCAGCGCTTCCGGCAGCTCGCCCTCATGTTCGTCGATGAGATGGATGGTTACGAAACGAGACTTGCCGAGTGGAGTCCGGATGAACCCGTTGGCATGTCAACGGCCTTCACCTCGTTCGTTTTCGGTAAGGACTGGGTCACCAATTCCTCGATTCAGGACTGGTACGGAATCCTTCCGCTATTCACAGGATCTCTGCTTGTGGCGTCGATCGCCATGGTCATCGCCATTCCGTTGGGAGTGGGAGCTGCCATTTACATCAACCAAGTGGCCACGCCCGCGGAGCAAAACTTCATCAAGCCATACATCGAATTCATTTCCGCGATACCGTCCGTAGTGATCGGCTTTTTCGGCATCGCCGTGTTCGGGGAGTTTGTCCGTCAAGCTTCCGGATGGGCTATTTTCTCGGGCTTCGACATGTTTCCGATCAGCGAGCGCCTAACGGCTTTCACGGCCGGTTGCTTGCTCGCCCTGATGGCTATCCCTACGATTTTCACCTTGGCCGAGGACGCTATCAACAACGTGCCCAAGGCTTTCAAGGAAGCTTCGCTGGCCATGGGCGCGACCCGCTTGCAGACGACGATGCGTATCATCGTGCCGACCTCGCTTTCCGGCATCATTTCCGCCGTGCTCCTGGGCTTTGGCCGAGTGATTGGCGAAACGATGGTGGTCTTGCTCTGCGCGGGAAATCGCATCGAGATTCCCGATTTCACCCATGGTCTGGGGGCCTTTTTCGAGCCAGTGCATACGATGACGGGCATCATCGCTCAGGAGCTTGGCGAAGTCGTTAACGGAAGCATCCACTACCGGGCTCTTTTCATGGTCGGCATGGTGCTCTTCCTACTCTCTCTCCTAATCAACTACCTGGCGCAGAAGATCGTTCTGAAGTACCAGATTTCTCGAGGCTAA
- the pstA gene encoding phosphate ABC transporter permease PstA, translating into MSATATVRKSRPQEGLGFHKKPSKAKSTEKAVFWLFRLSTYFILLCASVIFLTIFYKGSQTVFQTEFPFVNVEFLTEAPQTLHVFEHEGEKYELSDTNFRAFEEEKGLEIDTVTYAYSGGGIWPCIVGTVLLVLGAMAIALTLGVLSAIFLSEYSKPGKTLNTIRLSILNLAGVPSIVFGIFGVGFFVLAAPQFAFQQDAAATFTELGNTGFYYKFGWGVSLLAGCFTLAFMVLPVIISASEESLRAIPQGLREASLALGASKWTAIRTNVLPYAMPGILTSSIIGVARVAGETAPIMFTAAYAMRDQLPWEGLEKWSDFFFQGVMALPYHIYVVSAKIPQNEYTERMQYGTAFVFLVIVAGIALASILLRIRMRKKYRW; encoded by the coding sequence ATGTCAGCAACCGCCACAGTACGCAAGAGCCGCCCACAAGAAGGGCTCGGCTTCCACAAGAAACCTTCCAAAGCCAAGTCCACGGAGAAAGCGGTCTTTTGGCTTTTTCGCCTGAGCACTTACTTCATCCTGCTCTGCGCCTCGGTTATCTTTCTGACGATTTTCTACAAAGGAAGCCAGACGGTGTTCCAAACGGAGTTTCCCTTCGTGAATGTGGAATTCCTCACCGAGGCTCCCCAGACTTTGCACGTTTTCGAGCACGAAGGTGAGAAGTACGAGCTGAGCGATACGAATTTCCGAGCTTTCGAGGAGGAGAAGGGCCTCGAGATCGATACGGTCACCTACGCGTACTCGGGAGGCGGCATTTGGCCCTGTATCGTGGGCACGGTGTTGCTTGTCTTGGGCGCCATGGCGATCGCCCTGACGCTGGGCGTGCTCAGCGCCATCTTCCTCAGCGAGTACTCGAAGCCAGGCAAGACCTTGAATACGATTCGACTTTCCATCCTGAACTTGGCGGGAGTCCCTTCCATCGTATTCGGAATTTTCGGGGTCGGCTTCTTCGTGTTGGCTGCTCCCCAGTTCGCGTTCCAGCAGGACGCGGCCGCTACCTTCACGGAGTTGGGCAATACCGGCTTCTACTACAAGTTTGGCTGGGGCGTCTCGCTGTTGGCGGGTTGCTTCACCTTGGCGTTCATGGTGTTGCCCGTCATCATCTCGGCGAGCGAAGAGTCCTTGCGGGCGATTCCACAAGGATTGCGCGAAGCGTCCCTGGCATTGGGGGCCAGCAAGTGGACGGCCATTCGCACCAACGTCTTGCCTTACGCGATGCCGGGGATTTTGACCTCCTCCATCATCGGTGTGGCTCGGGTCGCGGGTGAAACCGCTCCGATCATGTTTACGGCGGCCTATGCGATGCGCGACCAGCTTCCATGGGAAGGCCTGGAGAAATGGTCCGACTTTTTCTTCCAGGGCGTGATGGCCCTTCCGTATCACATCTACGTAGTGAGCGCCAAGATCCCGCAAAACGAATACACCGAGCGCATGCAGTACGGCACTGCCTTTGTGTTCCTGGTTATCGTAGCTGGTATCGCTCTTGCTTCCATCCTCCTAAGAATCCGCATGCGGAAAAAATATCGCTGGTAA
- a CDS encoding phosphate ABC transporter substrate-binding protein: MKTKVSKTISLKLAALALAFGISGNAFAAEKIVIKGSDTLGAKMVPQLAEEFKAIKAKQGVEVIFEIAAEGSSTGVAAVIDGTADLGMSSREAKKTEESKALLKGVKMTPIEVAKDGIAVVANEKNPMDGITSREVEKIFTGDVENWSSINGVSGDISIYTRNTSSGTYAVFQQMALRKRDYAPASQKMAGNEQIASEVAKNPNGIGYVGLAYLSTPGIKTLPVDGITPEKASYPFARPLYYYYNGNSEMRPIVKEFVDFCLSKEGQKIVKDVHFISIL, from the coding sequence ATGAAAACTAAGGTCTCTAAAACTATCTCCCTGAAGCTTGCCGCTTTGGCGCTCGCTTTCGGTATCTCAGGAAATGCGTTCGCAGCTGAAAAAATCGTAATCAAGGGTTCTGATACTCTCGGAGCTAAAATGGTGCCGCAGCTGGCTGAAGAATTTAAGGCAATCAAGGCCAAGCAAGGAGTTGAAGTTATTTTCGAGATCGCTGCGGAAGGGTCTTCTACAGGTGTGGCTGCTGTCATCGACGGCACTGCGGACCTTGGCATGTCTTCCCGTGAAGCCAAGAAGACTGAAGAGTCCAAGGCTCTTCTGAAGGGCGTCAAGATGACTCCGATCGAAGTCGCCAAGGATGGTATCGCTGTCGTAGCTAACGAGAAGAATCCCATGGATGGAATCACTTCTCGCGAAGTAGAAAAGATCTTCACCGGCGATGTGGAAAACTGGAGCTCGATCAACGGGGTTTCCGGCGACATCTCGATTTACACCCGCAACACATCCTCTGGCACTTATGCGGTATTTCAGCAGATGGCCCTGCGCAAGCGCGACTATGCCCCCGCTTCCCAGAAGATGGCAGGCAACGAGCAAATCGCTTCCGAAGTTGCCAAGAACCCGAACGGAATTGGCTACGTGGGCCTCGCCTACCTCAGCACGCCAGGCATCAAGACGCTCCCTGTTGATGGAATTACTCCAGAAAAGGCAAGTTACCCATTCGCTCGTCCGCTCTACTACTATTACAACGGCAACTCAGAGATGCGTCCCATCGTCAAGGAGTTTGTCGACTTCTGCTTGAGCAAGGAAGGCCAGAAGATCGTCAAGGACGTGCACTTCATTTCCATACTCTAG
- the pstB gene encoding phosphate ABC transporter ATP-binding protein PstB — MANEKPEPKRPLIRVSDFDFYYGEKQALFDINMDMRENEVTAFIGPSGCGKSTLLRCINRMNDLVEVARIGRGKIEVNGADIYDPRVDTIELRKRVGMVFQKSNPFPKSIYENVIYGLRIQGINKKSTLDEAVERCLKGAALWDEVKDRLDTSGLSLSGGQQQRLCIARALAVEPDILLMDEPCSALDPVATAKVEELIHSLKSEYTIVIVTHNMQQAARVSDKTAFFYLGKLIEMAKTDQIFMSPKNEQTEAYISGRFG, encoded by the coding sequence ATGGCCAACGAAAAGCCTGAACCCAAACGCCCGCTCATTCGCGTCTCCGATTTCGACTTCTATTACGGGGAGAAGCAGGCTCTCTTCGATATCAACATGGATATGCGGGAGAACGAGGTCACCGCGTTCATCGGCCCGTCCGGTTGCGGCAAGAGCACCTTGCTTCGTTGCATCAACCGCATGAACGACCTCGTCGAAGTGGCCCGCATCGGTCGCGGCAAGATCGAGGTCAACGGCGCCGACATTTACGATCCGCGCGTCGATACCATCGAGCTCCGCAAGCGCGTCGGCATGGTTTTCCAGAAGTCGAACCCCTTCCCGAAGTCGATCTACGAAAACGTGATCTACGGCTTGCGCATCCAAGGCATCAACAAGAAGTCCACCTTGGACGAAGCGGTTGAGCGCTGCCTCAAGGGAGCTGCTCTCTGGGACGAAGTGAAGGATCGTTTGGATACCAGCGGCCTCAGCCTTTCCGGTGGCCAGCAGCAACGCCTTTGCATCGCCCGCGCCCTCGCGGTCGAGCCGGACATCCTCCTCATGGACGAGCCGTGTTCGGCGCTCGATCCCGTGGCAACCGCCAAGGTGGAAGAGTTGATTCACTCCCTGAAGAGCGAGTACACCATCGTGATCGTGACCCACAATATGCAGCAGGCGGCTCGCGTTTCCGACAAAACGGCATTCTTCTACTTGGGCAAGCTCATCGAAATGGCCAAAACGGACCAGATCTTCATGAGCCCGAAGAACGAGCAGACCGAAGCCTACATCTCGGGTCGTTTCGGTTGA
- a CDS encoding porin, which yields MDKLTDLVITALAAGIILSVPTASAADGESSWADTLKSMGKVYSDKNNPSIQEVKFFGRVHQQWNYSDGESAGNDFSGNGDELRRLRAGVSVKFLDGFKALGRANFEKGGFRDTSIGYSSFDELYVDYSKDGLFGFDEASIGYGRYKVLFGGEERVSSKKIKTVERSNINNRFGSLRPTGIVLNGEKNDVNYVFGIFSTESDSETLAGWSDGTAFQAGVEFDAMEGSVTADFIYADDSANDQSVFDFDWATSLTYNRTYGDVNVLANVTYGNEGSEDIYGFVVVPSFYITGKLEAAFRYQYGHSTDQTGVPKSSSSRGLRRVARNDGVGTGSGDTNHTLYAGLNYYIEDDYVKIMTGVEYESIDGAPGLGVEGVTFWAAFRSYF from the coding sequence ATGGACAAACTCACAGACCTCGTAATCACAGCGCTAGCAGCTGGCATCATTTTGTCCGTCCCAACCGCTTCAGCGGCCGACGGAGAAAGCAGCTGGGCTGACACCCTTAAATCCATGGGTAAAGTCTACTCGGACAAAAACAATCCCTCCATCCAGGAGGTTAAGTTCTTTGGTCGCGTACACCAACAGTGGAACTATTCGGACGGCGAGAGCGCCGGCAACGACTTCAGCGGAAACGGCGACGAGCTGCGACGCCTCCGCGCTGGCGTATCCGTCAAGTTCCTCGACGGCTTCAAGGCTCTCGGCCGCGCCAACTTCGAAAAGGGCGGCTTCCGCGACACGAGCATCGGCTACAGCAGCTTCGACGAGCTCTATGTGGACTACAGCAAGGACGGCCTTTTCGGTTTCGACGAGGCAAGCATCGGCTACGGTCGCTACAAGGTTCTCTTCGGCGGCGAAGAACGGGTCTCTTCCAAGAAGATCAAGACGGTCGAACGCAGCAACATCAACAACCGCTTCGGCAGCCTTCGCCCAACCGGCATCGTACTCAACGGCGAAAAGAACGACGTTAACTACGTTTTTGGAATCTTCTCCACCGAGAGCGATTCGGAAACCTTGGCAGGCTGGTCCGACGGTACTGCCTTCCAGGCAGGCGTTGAGTTCGACGCAATGGAGGGAAGCGTAACTGCTGACTTCATCTACGCAGACGATTCCGCCAACGACCAATCCGTCTTCGACTTCGACTGGGCCACCTCGCTCACCTACAACCGTACCTACGGCGACGTTAACGTGCTTGCGAACGTCACCTACGGCAACGAGGGCAGCGAAGACATCTACGGCTTCGTCGTCGTTCCGAGCTTCTACATTACCGGCAAGCTCGAAGCCGCATTTCGCTACCAGTACGGCCACTCTACCGACCAGACAGGCGTTCCCAAGAGCAGCAGCAGCCGTGGACTACGTCGCGTCGCTCGCAACGACGGAGTGGGAACAGGCTCCGGCGACACCAACCACACGCTTTACGCAGGACTCAACTACTACATCGAAGACGACTACGTTAAGATCATGACTGGCGTCGAATACGAATCGATCGACGGAGCTCCCGGGCTCGGAGTAGAAGGAGTCACGTTCTGGGCCGCCTTCCGCAGCTACTTCTGA
- a CDS encoding tetratricopeptide repeat protein, producing MLISLVVMGGLSLMVRKFEREAPRPFDRLIVEVLPELPDLTGRPQELIERLELAHGNLHVGELQREALVELAYLYHANGFFSQAESCYLGLESFETENPRWPYLLGILKLDRQDQAVTATHFARAIRLDPTHSLAYLRLGNAYLKGGLLEEAETAFEYRLLGSPRDAWGRVAMGRVSIAREDWSAARDWLEQAKDQRPELGIVYDLLPEVYLETGDVEAAKSLRREGEALDLVYEMSDEHLLFLQDYCYDADLLLRFAREARSQTDFDRALELLQRAVALNLDNKDALAELEKLIVEIEGQPPN from the coding sequence TTGTTGATATCGCTCGTGGTGATGGGCGGCTTGTCCTTGATGGTGCGGAAGTTCGAGCGTGAGGCGCCGCGTCCTTTTGACCGCTTGATTGTGGAAGTCTTGCCGGAGTTGCCGGACTTGACGGGGCGTCCGCAGGAGTTGATCGAGCGATTGGAACTTGCCCACGGCAATTTGCATGTGGGCGAGCTGCAGCGGGAGGCCTTGGTCGAGCTTGCGTACCTCTATCATGCGAACGGTTTCTTCTCGCAGGCCGAATCCTGCTACCTTGGGCTGGAATCATTCGAGACCGAAAACCCGCGATGGCCATATCTCTTGGGCATTCTGAAGCTGGACCGCCAGGATCAAGCTGTCACGGCGACGCATTTCGCTCGGGCGATCCGGCTAGATCCGACCCATTCCCTGGCCTACCTTAGGTTGGGAAACGCTTATTTAAAGGGCGGACTGCTTGAGGAAGCGGAAACGGCGTTCGAATATCGCTTGCTTGGTTCGCCGCGGGACGCCTGGGGGCGGGTCGCTATGGGGCGCGTCTCCATCGCGCGAGAGGACTGGAGCGCCGCTCGAGATTGGTTGGAGCAAGCGAAAGACCAGAGGCCGGAGCTGGGGATTGTCTATGACTTGCTCCCGGAGGTGTATTTGGAGACTGGAGACGTGGAGGCTGCGAAAAGCTTGCGGCGAGAAGGGGAGGCTTTGGACCTCGTGTACGAGATGAGCGACGAGCATCTCTTGTTCTTGCAGGACTATTGCTACGATGCGGACCTGTTGCTTCGCTTCGCCCGAGAGGCCCGCTCGCAAACCGATTTCGACCGAGCCTTGGAATTATTGCAACGGGCTGTTGCGCTCAACTTGGACAATAAGGACGCGTTGGCGGAACTGGAGAAGTTGATTGTCGAAATCGAAGGGCAACCTCCGAACTAG